TGTTGGTGCCGCAATTTTTCGGCCTGTTCGCGGGCGCGGTAAAAACTGTCCAAAGCCCAGATGGTGGGGGTGAGCTGCTGGCGGTCGGGCGCGCCAATCAGCGCGGCCACCACCTCTTCGCGGCTGGTTTCGTCGGTGCGATGGCTGGCCACGCGCTGTCCCTGGCGGAGCACAATGATACGGTCGGATACGGCAAACAATTGGTCCAGGTTTTTGCTGCAAAAGATAATGGCCTTGCCCTGCGCGGGCCAGGTTTGGATCAGGGAGAGCAGTTTTTGTTGGTAGGGATAGCTGAGTAAATCGGTTGGTTCGTCCACAATGATCAACCGGGACGGATGGGTCATGGCCCGGGCCACCGCAATCATCTGGCGCTGTTCGCTGGACAGGTTGGCTATCTTTTCCCGCAGCGAGGTCAAATGCACGTCTAATTCGGCCAGGATGCGGGCGGCTTCTTTGTCCATCCGTCGCCGATGAGGTATTTTTAGCCACTTGCTCATCGCCGGCCAGCCCATTTCATTGCCCAAAAAAATGTTGCCAGTGATGTCAAGGTGTTCGGCCAGGTCTGGCCGCTGGTGAATAACCTCAATACCCAATTGGCGGGCCTGGAAAGGCCATTGTAACCGCTGGCCGTTAAAATAAATGTCGCCCTTGTTGGGCACGTAAAGACCGGCCAGGAGCATCGCTAAAACAGTTTTGCCCGACCCACTCCGGCCGGCCAGGCCGACGATTTCGCCGGGATACACCTCAAAACTTACCTGCTGCACCGCCGGTAGGGTGCCAAAACTTTTTGACAGGTTGATGACTCTCAACAAGGGGTCCACAATAAGTTTCCTATTCCAAAACATCCCGGCGTCGCCAGGAGGCAAGCAAAATACCGGTCAGGATAATGGCCCCAATAGCCACCGATTGCCAATAGGTGGGGAATCCTAAAAGCACCAGGCCATTGCGTAACACTTGCATAAAGGCTGCGCCCAACAGTACTCCTAAAATGGTGCCCCTGCCGCCAAACAAACTCACCCCGCCAATAACCGCTGCGGCAATGATGTCTAGCTCGTACCCCAGTGCTGCAGTGGGGGCGGCCACCCCCAGGCGAGCGGTCATTAACAGGCCGCCCACGGCGGTGAGTATCCCGCACAGACTGTAAACCAGAACCTTGATCTGGATAGGTTGCACTCCAGAAACCCGCAAGGCTCGTTCGCTGTTGCCTAGGGTATAAATATAGCCGCCCAGCACGGTCTGGCTCAACAACAGGCTGACCAGCAGGGCCAGGGCCAGCATAATGAGAAAGGGCAAGGGTAAAAACCAGGGTCCCACGGGCAGGTCGTATTGGCCCAAAGCCCGAAAGCCTGGGGGCAGGGTGCGTACCGGCCAGCCGCCGGTCAGGCTCAAGGCAATGCCCCGCACAATGCTCATCGTGCCCAGGGTGACAATAAAAGGCGGCAGTCTTAACCGGGCCACTATGGCCCCGTTGATGCCGCCTACCAGCGCCCCGGTCAAGAGGCCAATCATAATGGCCACAGGCACCGAAAAACCGGCCCGCAAACTATGGGCGCTGACCAGCCCGGCCAGGGCCATTACCG
This region of Anaerolineae bacterium genomic DNA includes:
- a CDS encoding ATP-binding cassette domain-containing protein → MFWNRKLIVDPLLRVINLSKSFGTLPAVQQVSFEVYPGEIVGLAGRSGSGKTVLAMLLAGLYVPNKGDIYFNGQRLQWPFQARQLGIEVIHQRPDLAEHLDITGNIFLGNEMGWPAMSKWLKIPHRRRMDKEAARILAELDVHLTSLREKIANLSSEQRQMIAVARAMTHPSRLIIVDEPTDLLSYPYQQKLLSLIQTWPAQGKAIIFCSKNLDQLFAVSDRIIVLRQGQRVASHRTDETSREEVVAALIGAPDRQQLTPTIWALDSFYRAREQAEKLRHQQMLLQRNLAAQDNLNQQLIDQLAQQIRALDQANLALQDAQRRLLTEREEERKRLARELHDQLIQDLLGVNYHLEEIEADKDLQPKFAEELEDICSNIRLFVDDLRRICSNLRPPTIDNLGLGVALQSYTRDWSDRTGISLKLDLDANLGRLPEAIELSIFRIIQEGLSNVRKHARANAVEICLKHTSPRTLMISIADNGSGLAEGFDLSALSARGHYGLLGISERVALLGGRLKLQNQADGGLFLQVEIPHPRVEAAPEITIG
- a CDS encoding ABC transporter permease; translation: MNEKITTLLPTKKKSALAEISLSWQQVINRQEAVLLILLLLVCLSLGLWTDTFFTANNLFNVARAFSWIAIVAFGESIVIIIGGIDLSVGAVMALAGLVSAHSLRAGFSVPVAIMIGLLTGALVGGINGAIVARLRLPPFIVTLGTMSIVRGIALSLTGGWPVRTLPPGFRALGQYDLPVGPWFLPLPFLIMLALALLVSLLLSQTVLGGYIYTLGNSERALRVSGVQPIQIKVLVYSLCGILTAVGGLLMTARLGVAAPTAALGYELDIIAAAVIGGVSLFGGRGTILGVLLGAAFMQVLRNGLVLLGFPTYWQSVAIGAIILTGILLASWRRRDVLE